The Anomaloglossus baeobatrachus isolate aAnoBae1 chromosome 10, aAnoBae1.hap1, whole genome shotgun sequence genome has a segment encoding these proteins:
- the SPATA2L gene encoding spermatogenesis-associated protein 2-like protein produces the protein MSADSLLEQYNSWLLGASSAGSLALCTDHWIIDLVRQRILEEPDLHNSLQNDAFLLIGCGLQDRADLLLALQQLACAFQALEQAALHLYLFPWRREFHTITTYSGYYVHTLEAALPQDAIFRALRRLNYEPEEGSTSLKIQVLPAPQALATAALGFLAAQMECNILSDLVSCSGSTLVNGADLIQERRSWRGEDACMERLQKLVLEPRVVPTSVDHVVGASNGDALYQPQFGDYSHEPFDQHINVSCRMVTDHRGEERCHTQVPHVDVVMHDCVFVEHSLEHCCAACNMFHSSLCSVMKVCRDKGHRVTQMTSSEKIQAVMEEQRKKYQLHRCLQPGQLPHYRCTNCRQLHYIKCKEVEHCRSQGHSASMIMLEKDQRLWLQRSSMDLTLLCRNKPESHIG, from the exons ATGAGTGCAGACTCGCTCCTTGAGCAGTATAACTCCTGGCTGCTCGGCGCCTCCTCGGCCGGATCACTTGCTCTGTGCACAGATCACTGGATCATAGATTTGGTGAGACAGCGGATCCTGGAGGAGCCGGACCTGCACAATAGTCTCCAGAATGACGCTTTCCTATTGATCGGCTGCGGCCTCCAAGACAGAGCGGACCTGCTCCTCGCATTACAACAGCTGGCTTGTGCCTTTCAGGCCCTGGAGCAGGCGGCGCTCCATCTCTACCTCTTTCCATGGCGGAGAGAATTTCATACTATAACG ACATACTCCGGATATTACGTGCACACGCTGGAGGCCGCCCTACCACAGGATGCTATATTCCGAGCCCTCAGAAGATTAAACTATGAGCCAGAAGAAGGCAGCACCTCCTTGAAGATACAAGTCCTACCGGCACCGCAGGCTTTGGCTACAGCTGCCCTCGGCTTTCTGGCTGCTCAGATGGAGTGTAACATCTTATCTGACCTCGTGTCCTGCTCAGGCTCTACCCTGGTAAATGGGGCTGACCTCATCCAAGAAAGAAGGAGCTGGCGAGGTGAAGACGCCTGCATGGAAAGGCTGCAAAAATTGGTGTTGGAACCGAGAGTGGTGCCCACTTCCGTGGATCACGTCGTCGGAGCTTCCAATGGTGACGCTTTGTACCAACCTCAATTTGGTGACTACAGCCATGAACCTTTTGACCAGCACATAAACGTGTCCTGTAGGATGGTCACTGACCACCGTGGGGAGGAGAGATGCCACACGCAGGTACCACACGTGGACGTCGTCATGCacgactgtgtctttgtagaacacTCTTTGGAGCATTGCTGCGCGGCGTGCAACATGTTCCACAGCTCATTGTGCTCCGTGATGAAAGTTTGCAGAGACAAGGGGCATAGGGTAACCCAGATGACCTCATCAGAGAAGATCCAAGcagtgatggaggagcagaggaagAAGTACCAGCTCCACCGCTGCCTGCAGCCGGGACAGTTACCCCATTACCGCTGCACGAACTGCCGGCAGCTCCATTACATAAAGTGCAAGGAGGTGGAACATTGCCGAAGCCAAGGCCACAGCGCCAGCATGATCATGTTGGAGAAAGACCAGCGGCTATGGCTTCAGCGCAGCTCGATGGACCTGACGTTACTATGTAGAAACAAACCAGAAAGTCACATTGGGTAA